A genomic stretch from Clavelina lepadiformis chromosome 5, kaClaLepa1.1, whole genome shotgun sequence includes:
- the LOC143459192 gene encoding uncharacterized protein LOC143459192 isoform X1 translates to MKVVMAGYSKTGTKSMAAALRLLGYKVYDFMDHFWYHYEDWMKIMERQSTVEDFRRMYQDVDALTGCPAFAFWEEILKAFPDAKVTSQNTLFAGIQTSTFAEVFVFKIKFISGCSDDSRGGKLVPEHCRPGEGAGELLQVPTHANSHTDWEKILQVLQGSRMRRKTNYWCTASRRDGDRYVLSLARTFLACPSHTPTLEESTSKILWKCIRPSTGWSESGGGFSSSSPRWDSTRATRSTAMAGWGKPPISSLTLHEEDFLVFISLFLKTASIHFVHG, encoded by the exons ATGAAGGTGGTGATGGCGGGCTACTCCAAGACTGGCACCAAGTCAATGGCGGCTGCTCTACGACTGCTCGGTTATAAGGTTTACGACTTCATGGATCACTTCTGGTATCACTACGAGGACTGGATGAAGATTATGGAGAGACAATCAACTGTGGAAGACTTCAGGAGGATGTATCAAGATGTCGATGCTTTGACTGGTTGTCCTGCTTTTGCGTTCTGGGAAGAAATCCTCAAAGCTTTTCCCGACGCTAAAGTAACGTCACAGAACACATTGTTTGCTGGAATTCAAACCTCAACGTTTGCagaagtttttgttttcaaaataaaatttatctcAGGTTGTTCTGACGACTCGCGAGGAGGAAAGTTGGTACCGGAGCACTGTCGGCCAGGCGAGGGTGCTGGAGAGCTACTACAAGTTCCCACTCATGCAAATTCTCACACCGACTGGGAGAAAATACTTCAAGTTTTACAGGGCTCTCG AATGCGCCGAAAGACAAATTATTGGTGTACAGCGTCAAGGAGGGATGGGGACCGCTATGTGCTTTCCTTGGCAAGGACGTTCCTAGCGTGCCCTTCCCACACTCCAACGTTGGAGGAGTCTACATCGAAGATCTTATGGAAGTGCATCCGGCCTTCGACAGGATGGAGCGAGAGTGGAGGTGGGTTCTCTTCCTCCTCACCGCGATGGGACTCTACACGAGCTACAAGATCTACAGCCATGGCTGGATGGGGAAAGCCGCCAATTTCTTCTCTAACTTTGCACGAAGAggattttcttgttttcatcTCTCTATTTCTTAAAACTGCTTCTATACATTTTGTCCACGGCTGA
- the LOC143459904 gene encoding uncharacterized protein LOC143459904 has translation MKVVMAGYSKTGTKSMAAALRLLGYKVYDFMDHFWYHYEDWMKIMERQSTVEDFRRMYQDVDALTGCPAFAFWEEILKAFPDAKVVLTTREEESWYHSTFGQARVLESYYKFPLMQILTPTGRKYFKFYRALARVVDGVDMKHPFHYTYHYNEVLQRQKYRQHQKYCEQNAPEEKLLVYSVKEGWGPLCAFLGKDVPSVPFPHSNVGGVFIEDLMDVHPAFDRMEREWRWALFLLTAMGLYTSYKIYSHGWMGKAANFFSNFARRGFSYFRQ, from the exons ATGAAGGTGGTGATGGCGGGCTACTCCAAGACTGGCACCAAGTCAATGGCGGCCGCTCTACGACTGCTCGGTTATAAGGTTTACGACTTCATGGATCACTTCTGGTATCACTACGAGGACTGGATGAAGATTATGGAGAGACAATCAACTGTGGAAGACTTCAGGAGGATGTATCAAGATGTCGATGCATTGACTGGTTGTCCTGCTTTTGCTTTCTGGGAAGAAATCCTCAAAGCTTTTCCCGACGCTAAA GTTGTTCTGACGACTCGCGAGGAGGAAAGCTGGTACCACAGCACTTTCGGCCAGGCGAGGGTGCTGGAGAGCTACTACAAGTTCCCACTCATGCAAATTCTCACACCGACTGGCAGAAAATACTTCAAGTTTTACAGGGCTCTCG CGCGTGTGGTTGATGGCGTCGACATGAAGCACCCGTTCCATTACACTTATCATTACAACGAAGTTTTACAGAGACAAAAATATCGCCAGCATCAGAAATACTGTGAACAG AATGCGCCGGAAGAGAAATTATTGGTGTACAGCGTCAAGGAGGGATGGGGACCGCTATGTGCTTTCCTTGGCAAGGACGTTCCTAGCGTGCCCTTCCCACACTCCAATGTTGGAGGAGTTTTCATCGAAGATCTTATGGATGTGCATCCGGCCTTCGACAGGATGGAGCGAGAGTGGAGGTGGGCTCTCTTCCTCCTCACCGCGATGGGACTCTACACGAGCTACAAGATCTACAGCCATGGCTGGATGGGGAAAGCCGCCAATTTCTTCTCTAACTTTGCACGACGAGGATTTTCTTACTTCagacaataa
- the LOC143459193 gene encoding uncharacterized protein LOC143459193: MKVVMAGYSKTGTKSMAAALRLLGYKVYDFMDHFWYHYEDWMKIMEKQSTVEDFRRMYQDVDALTGCPAFAFWEEILKAFPDAKVVLTTREEESWYKSTFGQARVLESYYKFPLMQILTPTGRKYFKFYRALARVVDGVDMKHPFHYTYHYNEGLQRQKYRQHQKYCEQNAPEEKLLVYSVKEGWGPLCAFLGKDVPSVPFPHSNVGGVFIEDLMEVHPAFDRMEREWRWVLFLLTAMGLYTSYKIYSHGWMGKAANFFSNFARRGFSYFRQ, from the exons ATGAAGGTGGTGATGGCCGGCTACTCCAAGACTGGCACCAAGTCAATGGCGGCCGCTCTACGACTGCTCGGTTATAAAGTTTATGACTTCATGGACCACTTCTGGTATCACTACGAGGACTGGATGAAGATTATGGAGAAACAATCAACTGTGGAAGACTTCAGGAGGATGTATCAAGATGTCGATGCTTTGACTGGTTGTCCTGCTTTTGCGTTCTGGGAAGAAATCCTCAAAGCTTTTCCCGACGCCAAA GTTGTTCTGACGACTCGCGAGGAGGAAAGTTGGTACAAGAGCACTTTCGGCCAGGCGAGGGTGCTGGAGAGCTACTACAAGTTCCCACTCATGCAAATTCTCACACCGACTGGGAGAAAATACTTCAAGTTTTACAGGGCTCTCG CGCGTGTGGTTGATGGCGTCGACATGAAACACCCGTTCCATTACACTTATCATTACAACGAAGGTTTACAGAGACAGAAATATCGCCAGCATCAGAAATACTGTGAACAG AATGCGCCGGAAGAGAAATTATTGGTGTACAGCGTCAAGGAGGGATGGGGACCGCTATGTGCTTTCCTTGGCAAGGACGTTCCTAGCGTGCCCTTCCCACACTCCAATGTTGGAGGAGTTTTCATCGAAGATCTTATGGAAGTGCATCCGGCCTTCGACAGGATGGAGCGAGAGTGGAGGTGGGTTCTCTTCCTCCTCACCGCGATGGGACTCTACACGAGCTACAAGATCTACAGCCATGGCTGGATGGGGAAAGCCGCCAATTTCTTTTCTAACTTTGCACGACGAGGATTTTCTTACTTCagacaataa
- the LOC143459192 gene encoding uncharacterized protein LOC143459192 isoform X2, with product MKVVMAGYSKTGTKSMAAALRLLGYKVYDFMDHFWYHYEDWMKIMERQSTVEDFRRMYQDVDALTGCPAFAFWEEILKAFPDAKVVLTTREEESWYRSTVGQARVLESYYKFPLMQILTPTGRKYFKFYRALVRLCEGVDMKHPFHYTYHYNDVLTKLKYRQHQKYCEQNAPKDKLLVYSVKEGWGPLCAFLGKDVPSVPFPHSNVGGVYIEDLMEVHPAFDRMEREWRWVLFLLTAMGLYTSYKIYSHGWMGKAANFFSNFARRGFSCFHLSIS from the exons ATGAAGGTGGTGATGGCGGGCTACTCCAAGACTGGCACCAAGTCAATGGCGGCTGCTCTACGACTGCTCGGTTATAAGGTTTACGACTTCATGGATCACTTCTGGTATCACTACGAGGACTGGATGAAGATTATGGAGAGACAATCAACTGTGGAAGACTTCAGGAGGATGTATCAAGATGTCGATGCTTTGACTGGTTGTCCTGCTTTTGCGTTCTGGGAAGAAATCCTCAAAGCTTTTCCCGACGCTAAA GTTGTTCTGACGACTCGCGAGGAGGAAAGTTGGTACCGGAGCACTGTCGGCCAGGCGAGGGTGCTGGAGAGCTACTACAAGTTCCCACTCATGCAAATTCTCACACCGACTGGGAGAAAATACTTCAAGTTTTACAGGGCTCTCG TGCGCTTATGTGAGGGCGTCGACATGAAGCACCCGTTCCATTACACTTATCATTACAACGATGTTTTGACGAAACTGAAATATCGCCAGCATCAGAAATACTGTGAACAG AATGCGCCGAAAGACAAATTATTGGTGTACAGCGTCAAGGAGGGATGGGGACCGCTATGTGCTTTCCTTGGCAAGGACGTTCCTAGCGTGCCCTTCCCACACTCCAACGTTGGAGGAGTCTACATCGAAGATCTTATGGAAGTGCATCCGGCCTTCGACAGGATGGAGCGAGAGTGGAGGTGGGTTCTCTTCCTCCTCACCGCGATGGGACTCTACACGAGCTACAAGATCTACAGCCATGGCTGGATGGGGAAAGCCGCCAATTTCTTCTCTAACTTTGCACGAAGAggattttcttgttttcatcTCTCTATTTCTTAA